The following are encoded together in the Dickeya lacustris genome:
- the rapZ gene encoding RNase adapter RapZ — MVLMIVSGRSGSGKSVALRALEDMGFYCVDNLPVVLLPELAHSLAERNISAAVSIDVRNMPESPDVLEHALTRLPQSFSPQLLFLDADRNTLIRRYSDTRRLHPLSSKNLSLESAIDEESDLLEPLRSRADLIIDTSEMSVHELAEMLRTRLLGKRERELTMVFESFGYKHGIPIDADYVFDVRFLPNPHWDPKLRPMTGLDKPVAAFLDRHTEVHNFIYQTRSYLELWLPMLETNNRSYLTVAIGCTGGKHRSVYIAEQLADYFRSRGKNVQSRHRTLEKRKS; from the coding sequence ATGGTGCTGATGATTGTCAGTGGTCGTTCAGGTTCAGGAAAATCCGTCGCCCTGCGTGCACTGGAAGACATGGGGTTCTATTGTGTCGATAACCTGCCGGTGGTGCTGTTGCCAGAGCTGGCACATTCGCTGGCAGAGAGAAACATTTCTGCCGCCGTCAGTATTGATGTGCGCAACATGCCGGAAAGCCCGGATGTGCTGGAGCACGCGCTGACGCGCTTGCCGCAAAGTTTTTCGCCCCAATTGCTGTTCCTTGACGCCGATCGCAATACGTTAATCCGTCGCTACAGCGACACGCGTCGTCTGCACCCGCTATCTAGCAAGAACCTGTCGCTGGAAAGCGCGATTGACGAAGAGAGCGATTTGCTCGAGCCGCTGCGCTCACGCGCTGACCTTATCATCGACACCTCAGAAATGTCGGTGCATGAGCTGGCCGAAATGCTGCGCACCCGGTTACTGGGCAAGCGCGAGCGCGAATTGACGATGGTGTTTGAATCATTCGGCTACAAACACGGCATCCCGATTGATGCCGACTACGTGTTTGACGTGCGCTTTTTGCCTAACCCGCACTGGGACCCGAAACTGCGCCCGATGACCGGGCTGGATAAACCGGTTGCGGCGTTTCTTGACCGGCATACCGAAGTTCACAATTTCATCTACCAGACGCGCAGCTATCTGGAACTGTGGCTGCCGATGCTCGAAACCAACAACCGCAGCTATCTGACCGTTGCCATTGGTTGCACCGGCGGCAAACATCGCTCGGTGTACATTGCCGAACAGCTGGCAGACTACTTCCGCTCCCGTGGCAAAAACGTGCAGTCGCGCCACCGCACACTGGAAAAACGTAAATCATGA
- the npr gene encoding PTS phosphocarrier protein NPr, whose amino-acid sequence MTVRQTVEVKNRLGMHARPAMKLFELVQSFDAEVLLRNDSGTEADASSVIAMLMLDSAKGRHIEIEVTGPDEQQALAAIITLFEAGFDED is encoded by the coding sequence ATGACAGTCAGGCAAACCGTCGAAGTGAAAAATCGGCTGGGGATGCACGCCCGCCCGGCGATGAAACTGTTTGAGCTGGTACAAAGCTTTGATGCCGAAGTGTTATTGCGCAACGACAGCGGCACAGAGGCCGACGCCAGCAGCGTCATCGCCATGCTGATGCTCGACTCAGCCAAGGGCCGACATATCGAAATTGAAGTCACTGGCCCGGATGAACAGCAAGCGCTGGCGGCGATCATCACGCTATTTGAGGCGGGTTTCGACGAAGATTAA
- the rnk gene encoding nucleoside diphosphate kinase regulator produces MDKPHLTIGELDAERLDTLLAHPQFADTEVAQALGEELDRAEIVEPVAIPADVVTMNSRVRFRDVLTGEEHTRTLVYPAGLKDSREQISVMAPLGAALLGMHLGNSIAWPLPNGESTRIEVLELLYQPEAAGEYHR; encoded by the coding sequence ATGGATAAACCACACCTGACGATCGGTGAACTGGACGCAGAGCGTCTTGATACACTGTTAGCTCACCCTCAATTTGCTGATACGGAGGTCGCGCAGGCTCTCGGTGAAGAACTGGATAGAGCGGAGATAGTCGAGCCCGTCGCTATTCCGGCTGATGTTGTCACCATGAACAGCCGGGTGCGCTTTCGCGACGTGCTGACAGGCGAAGAGCACACCCGCACGCTGGTCTATCCGGCAGGGCTCAAAGACAGCCGGGAGCAAATCTCCGTCATGGCTCCGTTAGGCGCTGCGCTGCTGGGGATGCACCTTGGCAACAGCATCGCCTGGCCATTGCCGAATGGCGAGAGTACGCGTATCGAAGTATTAGAACTGCTCTATCAGCCTGAAGCGGCGGGCGAGTACCATCGCTAA